The Chelatococcus sp. HY11 genome includes a window with the following:
- a CDS encoding aquaporin encodes MKKAAAEFVGTFALVFFGCGAAVVAGMGTGPTAIDVLGIATAFGLAIVAMAYGIGPVSGCHVNPAVSFGVFVAGRMSAGDLITYWIAQVLGGLAGAVVLYLILSGKASGWNGGLGQNGWGAGHFGEYNLASALIFEIVATFLFLVCILGVTQSGAPSQFAGLAIGFTLVAVHLVGINITGTSVNPARSLGPAIVGAGTNPAALGQVWLFIVAPLIGAAIAGVLFKVGSLLSADNR; translated from the coding sequence ATGAAGAAGGCAGCAGCTGAGTTCGTTGGAACATTCGCTCTCGTTTTCTTTGGTTGCGGCGCGGCGGTTGTGGCCGGCATGGGCACGGGGCCCACGGCGATTGATGTGCTGGGCATCGCGACCGCGTTCGGTCTGGCGATTGTCGCGATGGCCTATGGCATCGGTCCGGTCTCGGGTTGCCATGTCAATCCGGCTGTCAGCTTCGGTGTCTTCGTCGCGGGTCGCATGTCGGCCGGCGATCTGATCACCTACTGGATAGCGCAGGTGCTCGGGGGACTTGCCGGCGCCGTCGTGCTCTACCTCATCCTGTCCGGAAAGGCGTCCGGCTGGAATGGCGGCCTTGGCCAGAATGGCTGGGGCGCGGGACATTTCGGCGAGTATAACCTCGCCTCGGCCTTGATCTTCGAGATCGTGGCGACCTTCCTGTTCCTCGTTTGCATTCTCGGCGTGACCCAGTCCGGCGCGCCTTCGCAGTTCGCCGGACTCGCCATCGGCTTCACCCTGGTCGCGGTCCACCTCGTCGGCATCAACATCACCGGTACTTCGGTCAATCCAGCACGTTCGCTCGGCCCGGCAATCGTCGGCGCGGGAACAAATCCGGCAGCGCTTGGACAGGTCTGGCTGTTCATCGTGGCGCCGCTGATCGGCGCGGCCATTGCCGGCGTGCTCTTCAAGGTCGGCAGCCTCTTGTCCGCCGACAACAGATAG
- a CDS encoding alpha/beta hydrolase encodes MRAADLDILFVPGLGGSGPDHWQTRWEEKLSTGARVEQDDWSRLAVEPWRQRLVQRVAEAGRPVVLVAHSAGVAAVAHAAPHLPAGVVKGAFLVAPPSRRAMQELADCDADFADVPDARLPFPALLVASQTDPYSSFTEAEAFATAWGAELADAGDSGHINAASGHGPWPEGLMRFAGFLKQLG; translated from the coding sequence ATGCGCGCCGCCGACCTCGATATCCTGTTCGTGCCGGGCCTCGGCGGCTCCGGGCCCGACCACTGGCAGACCCGGTGGGAGGAGAAGCTCTCGACCGGCGCACGGGTCGAACAGGACGACTGGTCGCGGCTCGCCGTGGAGCCTTGGCGGCAGCGGCTCGTGCAGCGCGTGGCTGAGGCCGGGCGGCCTGTCGTCCTCGTCGCCCATAGCGCCGGCGTCGCGGCGGTGGCGCATGCCGCTCCCCACCTGCCCGCCGGTGTGGTCAAAGGCGCTTTCCTCGTCGCCCCGCCAAGCCGGCGCGCCATGCAGGAGCTCGCGGACTGCGACGCGGATTTCGCCGACGTGCCGGACGCGCGCCTGCCCTTTCCGGCGCTGCTGGTGGCGAGCCAGACCGACCCCTATAGCAGCTTCACCGAGGCTGAGGCGTTTGCGACAGCCTGGGGGGCTGAACTCGCGGATGCGGGCGATAGCGGCCACATCAACGCCGCCTCTGGCCACGGCCCCTGGCCTGAGGGACTGATGCGTTTTGCCGGCTTCCTGAAGCAGCTCGGCTGA
- the rpe gene encoding ribulose-phosphate 3-epimerase, giving the protein MSSPILIAPSILAADFARFGEEVRAIDAAGADWIHVDVMDGHFVPNISFGPEVVRAIRPMTSKMLDVHLMIAPVDPYLEAFAKAGADLITVHAEAGPHLHRSLQTIRALGKKAGVALNPATPPSAVAHVLDLVDLVLVMSVNPGFGGQSFIPSAVEKVATIRAMVAGRHIHIEVDGGITAKTAPLVIAAGADVLVAGSAVFKDGAAHYAGHIDTIRKAAETARGEWA; this is encoded by the coding sequence ATGAGTAGCCCCATTCTCATCGCCCCCTCGATCCTCGCCGCCGATTTCGCCCGTTTCGGCGAGGAAGTGCGTGCTATCGACGCGGCCGGCGCCGACTGGATCCATGTGGATGTGATGGACGGCCATTTCGTGCCGAATATCAGCTTCGGGCCCGAGGTCGTGCGCGCCATCCGCCCGATGACATCGAAGATGCTCGATGTGCATCTCATGATTGCCCCGGTCGATCCCTATCTCGAGGCCTTCGCCAAGGCCGGCGCCGATCTCATCACGGTCCATGCCGAGGCCGGCCCGCACCTGCACCGCTCGCTGCAGACCATCCGGGCGCTCGGCAAGAAGGCGGGCGTCGCGCTCAATCCGGCAACACCCCCGTCAGCCGTCGCCCATGTGCTCGATCTCGTCGATCTCGTGCTGGTGATGAGCGTCAATCCTGGCTTCGGCGGGCAGAGCTTCATTCCGTCGGCCGTGGAGAAGGTCGCCACGATCCGCGCCATGGTCGCCGGGCGCCATATCCATATCGAGGTTGACGGCGGTATCACGGCAAAGACCGCCCCGCTTGTTATCGCCGCAGGTGCCGACGTTCTGGTGGCCGGCTCGGCGGTGTTCAAGGACGGCGCCGCACATTATGCCGGCCATATCGACACTATTCGCAAGGCCGCCGAGACCGCTCGCGGCGAATGGGCCTGA
- the purB gene encoding adenylosuccinate lyase, with product MIPRYSRPEMVAIWSPETKFRIWFEIEAHATTALADLGVVPKEAADKVWEKGSAATFDVERIDAIEREVKHDVIAFLTHLSEIVGPEARFVHQGMTSSDVLDTCFNVQLVKASDILLKDIDILLAAIERRAFEYKMTPTIGRSHGIHAEPVTFGLKLAQAYAEFKRNRDRLVAAREEVATCAISGAVGTFANIDPRIETYVADKMGLAVEPVSTQVIPRDRHAMFFATLGVIASSIERLATEIRHLQRSEVYEAEEFFSEGQKGSSAMPHKRNPVLTENLTGLARMVRSYALPAMENVALWHERDISHSSVERMIGPDATVTLDFALARLAGVIDKLVVYPENMQKNLDRLGGLVHSQRVMLALTQKGVSREDAYRLVQRNAMPVWRGEGDFLTLLKNDPEVIQRIPESELEACFDLSYHLKHVDTIFNRVFGRS from the coding sequence ATGATCCCCCGCTACTCTCGCCCCGAGATGGTTGCTATCTGGTCGCCGGAAACGAAGTTTCGCATCTGGTTCGAGATCGAGGCCCATGCCACGACGGCGCTGGCGGACCTTGGGGTGGTGCCGAAGGAAGCTGCCGACAAGGTCTGGGAGAAGGGCTCCGCTGCCACCTTCGACGTCGAGCGCATCGACGCCATCGAGCGCGAGGTGAAGCACGACGTCATCGCCTTCCTGACCCATCTCTCCGAGATCGTCGGGCCGGAAGCGCGCTTCGTGCACCAGGGCATGACATCGTCAGACGTGCTCGACACCTGCTTCAACGTGCAACTCGTCAAGGCGAGCGACATCCTCCTCAAGGATATCGACATCCTGCTCGCGGCGATCGAGCGGCGCGCCTTCGAATACAAGATGACGCCGACCATCGGCCGCTCGCATGGCATCCACGCCGAGCCGGTCACCTTCGGCCTCAAGCTCGCGCAGGCCTATGCCGAGTTCAAGCGCAACCGCGACCGCCTCGTGGCCGCGCGCGAGGAGGTCGCGACCTGCGCGATCTCCGGCGCCGTCGGCACCTTCGCCAACATCGACCCACGCATCGAGACCTATGTGGCCGACAAGATGGGGCTTGCCGTCGAGCCGGTCTCCACGCAGGTCATCCCGCGCGACCGGCACGCCATGTTCTTCGCGACGCTCGGGGTTATCGCCTCGTCGATCGAGCGCCTCGCCACCGAGATCCGCCACCTCCAGCGCTCGGAAGTCTACGAGGCCGAGGAGTTCTTCTCGGAAGGCCAGAAGGGCTCTTCCGCGATGCCGCACAAGCGCAACCCGGTGCTGACGGAAAACCTCACGGGCCTCGCGCGCATGGTGCGCAGCTACGCGCTGCCGGCGATGGAGAACGTGGCGCTCTGGCATGAGCGCGACATCTCGCACTCCTCCGTGGAGCGCATGATCGGGCCCGACGCGACCGTCACGCTCGACTTCGCGCTAGCACGCCTTGCCGGCGTCATCGACAAGCTCGTGGTTTATCCCGAGAACATGCAGAAGAACCTCGACCGGCTCGGCGGCCTCGTGCATTCTCAGCGCGTCATGCTGGCGCTGACCCAGAAGGGCGTGAGCCGCGAGGACGCCTATCGCCTCGTGCAGCGCAACGCCATGCCTGTCTGGCGCGGCGAGGGCGACTTCCTGACCTTGTTGAAGAACGACCCGGAAGTGATTCAGCGGATTCCGGAATCCGAGCTCGAAGCCTGCTTCGACCTCAGCTATCACTTGAAGCACGTCGACACGATCTTCAACCGCGTCTTCGGCCGAAGCTGA
- a CDS encoding RNA methyltransferase — MAGTDRSKAMISGGPAIILVAPQLGENIGMAARAMANFGLSDLRLVAPRDAFPNAQAEAAAAGAVHVINAARVYPDVEAAIADLHYVLATTARERGQMKRILGADEAMADVAQRDANGEGTGILFGRERSGLDNDAIALADAVVTFPVNPAFASLNLAQAVLLIGYEWMKVNGASLLFSTPERSPPPTREGVLSFFDYFEGELDRCGFFVPADKKPVMIRNMRNIFHRMGMTEQDLRTLRGAVVSLVKGRRGGINGPRPGRTKASHAGDTSPDDDDNS; from the coding sequence ATGGCAGGCACGGATCGCTCGAAGGCAATGATCAGCGGGGGACCCGCGATTATTCTCGTCGCGCCGCAGCTCGGCGAGAACATCGGCATGGCGGCCCGCGCGATGGCGAATTTCGGTCTCTCCGATCTCCGGCTTGTCGCGCCGCGTGACGCCTTTCCGAACGCGCAGGCGGAGGCGGCGGCGGCCGGCGCCGTCCACGTCATCAACGCCGCCCGGGTCTATCCCGACGTCGAGGCCGCTATCGCCGACCTTCATTATGTGTTGGCGACGACGGCGCGCGAGCGCGGACAGATGAAGCGCATTCTCGGTGCGGACGAAGCCATGGCGGACGTCGCCCAGCGCGACGCGAACGGGGAGGGCACGGGCATCCTCTTCGGCCGCGAGCGCTCCGGCCTCGACAACGACGCCATCGCGCTCGCGGACGCGGTCGTCACCTTCCCCGTCAACCCGGCCTTCGCGTCGCTCAATCTCGCCCAGGCCGTCCTGCTGATCGGGTACGAATGGATGAAGGTGAACGGCGCGTCCCTGCTTTTCTCGACGCCCGAGCGTTCACCACCCCCGACCCGCGAGGGGGTGCTGTCGTTCTTCGACTATTTCGAGGGTGAGCTCGATCGCTGCGGGTTCTTCGTCCCCGCCGACAAGAAGCCGGTGATGATCCGCAATATGCGGAATATCTTTCACCGCATGGGCATGACAGAGCAGGATCTGCGCACCTTGCGCGGGGCTGTGGTGTCGCTGGTCAAAGGGCGGCGTGGCGGCATCAATGGTCCACGTCCCGGCCGCACCAAGGCGTCGCATGCCGGCGATACCAGCCCGGATGATGACGACAATTCGTAA
- a CDS encoding FAD-binding oxidoreductase: MQSDVVVLGAGIVGISVALHLQKRGRSVVLLDRRGPAQETSFGNAGLVQSEGVYPYGFPHDFGALLRYGLNRTIDAHYHPSALLDLAPFLWKYWHHSRPARHAEIAKKYATLIAHCVQEHDALAREADATQFFKRDGWFKVFRTPQQRDLRLAEAERWHREFGLRYRALDLPTLEAEEPHLAPVLIGGLHWTEPTTINDPHGLAVAYFKHFEALGGRYVQGNAATLENVGQGWRLVTPHGPLTAGTAVVALGPWADMVTKPLGYRLPLAVKRGYHMHYRPAGDAKLNHPVLDTERGYFLVPMARGIRLTTGAEFARRDGMKTPVQLARAEPIAREFFPLAERLDNEPWMGARPCTPDMMPIIGKAPRHPNLWFSFGHAHHGLTLGPVTGRLIAEMVTGETPFVDPTPFRVDRF; this comes from the coding sequence ATGCAATCTGACGTCGTGGTGCTCGGCGCGGGCATCGTTGGTATTTCCGTTGCACTTCATCTGCAGAAACGTGGTCGCTCCGTCGTGCTCCTCGATCGCCGTGGTCCGGCGCAGGAAACCTCCTTTGGCAATGCCGGGCTGGTGCAGAGCGAAGGCGTCTACCCCTATGGCTTCCCACATGATTTCGGCGCGCTGCTCCGCTACGGCCTCAACCGCACCATCGATGCGCATTATCACCCCTCGGCGCTGCTCGATCTCGCGCCCTTCCTGTGGAAATACTGGCACCATTCCCGTCCGGCCCGTCATGCGGAGATCGCCAAGAAATACGCGACCTTGATCGCGCATTGCGTTCAGGAGCACGACGCCCTGGCGCGCGAGGCGGACGCCACGCAGTTCTTCAAGCGCGACGGCTGGTTCAAGGTCTTCCGCACGCCCCAGCAGCGCGACTTGCGGCTGGCTGAGGCCGAGCGCTGGCATCGGGAGTTCGGGCTCCGCTATCGGGCCCTCGACTTGCCGACGCTTGAGGCGGAAGAGCCGCATCTCGCTCCCGTCCTCATCGGCGGGCTGCACTGGACCGAGCCGACGACGATCAATGACCCGCATGGGCTGGCCGTTGCCTATTTCAAGCATTTCGAGGCTCTCGGCGGCCGTTATGTCCAGGGCAATGCCGCAACCCTCGAGAATGTCGGGCAAGGCTGGCGCCTCGTCACGCCGCACGGGCCGCTGACGGCCGGCACGGCCGTCGTGGCGCTGGGGCCATGGGCGGACATGGTAACGAAGCCGCTCGGCTACCGGCTGCCGCTCGCGGTGAAGCGTGGTTATCACATGCACTACCGGCCGGCGGGTGATGCGAAGCTGAACCATCCCGTGCTCGACACGGAGCGCGGCTATTTCCTGGTGCCGATGGCACGTGGCATCCGCCTGACCACGGGTGCCGAATTCGCGCGGCGCGACGGCATGAAGACGCCGGTGCAGCTCGCGCGGGCCGAGCCCATCGCGCGGGAGTTCTTCCCGCTCGCCGAGCGGCTCGACAACGAGCCCTGGATGGGCGCGCGGCCCTGCACGCCGGACATGATGCCCATCATCGGCAAGGCGCCGCGCCATCCCAATCTCTGGTTCTCGTTCGGCCACGCTCACCATGGCCTCACACTCGGCCCGGTGACCGGCCGCTTGATCGCCGAGATGGTTACTGGCGAGACACCGTTCGTCGATCCGACGCCCTTCCGGGTTGACCGGTTCTGA
- a CDS encoding P1 family peptidase yields the protein MGEGRNLITDVAGIRVGNAHDERLASGVTVALFDAPTTASWVAVGGGPASRDTGCLEPDTVAEGVDAIVLSGGSGFGLDAAGGVQAWLREHERGFLVGSVRVPLVPQAICFDLLNGGDKDWGRFPPYRELGYAACETVSEDFALGTVGGGYGATTVNLKGGLGSASAVTANGFTVGAMVVVNAIGSAVIDGGPHFWAGAYEVGTEFGGLGLPAHVRPEMRPMHWKGGPQPATTIAMVATDAVLDKAMAKRLAMAAQTGLAKALRLSHALFDGDTVFAAATGRKPLVDRYNDIIDIGATAADCLARAIARGVYEATTLPFPESPPAWRDKFGRSD from the coding sequence ATGGGCGAAGGCCGCAACCTCATCACCGACGTCGCGGGAATCCGCGTCGGCAATGCTCATGACGAGAGGCTTGCCTCAGGCGTCACGGTCGCGCTGTTCGACGCGCCGACGACCGCCTCCTGGGTCGCGGTCGGCGGCGGTCCGGCGAGTCGCGACACCGGCTGTCTTGAACCCGACACGGTCGCCGAAGGCGTCGACGCCATTGTGCTGTCCGGTGGATCCGGCTTCGGCCTCGATGCGGCCGGTGGCGTTCAGGCCTGGCTGCGCGAGCACGAGCGCGGCTTCCTTGTCGGCTCCGTGCGCGTGCCCCTTGTTCCGCAGGCCATCTGCTTCGATCTCCTCAACGGCGGCGACAAGGACTGGGGCCGCTTCCCGCCCTATCGCGAGTTGGGCTACGCCGCCTGCGAGACCGTGTCCGAAGATTTCGCGCTGGGAACCGTTGGCGGCGGCTATGGCGCCACAACGGTCAACCTCAAGGGCGGCCTCGGTTCGGCGAGCGCCGTGACGGCCAATGGCTTCACCGTGGGCGCGATGGTCGTCGTCAACGCCATCGGCTCGGCGGTCATCGACGGCGGCCCGCATTTCTGGGCCGGCGCCTATGAGGTGGGGACGGAGTTCGGCGGGCTCGGCCTGCCGGCCCATGTGCGCCCGGAGATGCGGCCCATGCACTGGAAGGGCGGCCCGCAACCGGCGACCACCATCGCCATGGTGGCGACCGACGCCGTGCTCGACAAGGCCATGGCCAAGCGCCTCGCCATGGCGGCCCAGACCGGGCTCGCCAAGGCACTCAGGCTGTCGCACGCGCTGTTCGATGGCGACACCGTCTTCGCCGCGGCCACCGGCCGCAAGCCTTTGGTCGACCGTTACAACGACATCATCGACATCGGTGCCACCGCCGCCGACTGCCTGGCGCGCGCTATCGCCCGTGGCGTCTATGAGGCAACCACCCTGCCCTTCCCGGAATCACCTCCGGCCTGGCGGGACAAATTCGGGCGGAGCGACTGA
- a CDS encoding DNA helicase: MRLSAPIYQLKRRAKLMARNQDIALHKALDLVASEEGFASWSLLSAQAARRPTPPEMLHRLADGDLLLVGARPGHGKTRLGLQLLLEAVHQGRRGVFFTLEYTEREARERIRLLDDTMSGIGDALEIVASDDISADLITNHLADAAPGTVAVIDYLQILDQRRNKPVLSEQVGTLQGFAGKTGVILAFISQIDRSFDPRIRPLPDMRDIRLPNRLDMSLFSKACFLHDGTMQFQLIA; this comes from the coding sequence ATGAGACTATCCGCCCCGATCTATCAGCTGAAACGCCGCGCCAAGCTCATGGCGCGCAATCAAGACATTGCGCTTCACAAGGCATTGGACCTTGTAGCGAGTGAAGAAGGCTTTGCGAGCTGGAGCCTGCTCTCCGCGCAGGCGGCGCGGCGCCCGACGCCCCCGGAGATGCTTCACCGTCTCGCCGACGGTGATCTGTTGTTGGTGGGGGCGCGCCCCGGACATGGAAAGACACGTCTGGGACTTCAACTTTTACTTGAAGCAGTCCACCAGGGCCGAAGAGGCGTATTCTTCACGCTCGAATACACGGAGCGAGAGGCAAGAGAGCGTATCCGGTTACTGGACGACACCATGTCCGGAATCGGCGATGCCCTGGAAATCGTTGCCTCGGATGACATCTCCGCGGATCTCATCACAAACCATCTGGCGGACGCCGCTCCCGGCACGGTTGCCGTAATTGACTATCTGCAGATCCTCGATCAACGGAGAAACAAGCCCGTCCTGTCGGAGCAGGTCGGCACCCTTCAAGGTTTCGCGGGCAAAACCGGGGTTATTCTGGCCTTCATCTCGCAGATCGACCGTTCCTTTGATCCGCGTATCAGACCATTGCCGGACATGCGGGACATACGCCTGCCCAACCGCCTGGACATGAGCCTCTTCTCTAAGGCCTGCTTCCTGCATGACGGGACAATGCAGTTCCAGCTAATAGCCTGA
- the murI gene encoding glutamate racemase: MRIDLPAEAALGATDALVRRPRVLVFDSGLGGLTVLAELRKARPDAHFVYAADDAGFPYGRLSEGNLIARVDRVLDRLIAQNQPDIVVIACNTASTLVLPGLRARYSLPFVGTVPAIKPAAAASQSKLLSVLATAGTVKRDYTQGLITSFAADCSVALVGAPRLAGLAEDALSGKSVDDADIAAEIAPAFVEADGRRTDVVVLACTHYPLLGAELERLAPWPVTWIDSAPAIARRAVHLLGEQGFAPHLGETGATRPAKAVFTGGASLTDKLGRALAARGLREIVVDAMPLADGEHATAASQA; the protein is encoded by the coding sequence ATGCGTATCGATCTTCCCGCGGAGGCGGCATTAGGGGCGACCGACGCCCTGGTGCGACGCCCGAGAGTGCTTGTTTTCGATTCGGGCCTTGGCGGGCTCACGGTTCTCGCCGAACTACGGAAAGCGAGGCCGGATGCGCATTTCGTCTATGCGGCGGATGACGCGGGCTTCCCTTACGGGCGTCTGAGCGAGGGCAATCTCATCGCGCGTGTCGACCGGGTGCTGGATCGGCTGATCGCACAAAACCAGCCGGACATCGTGGTCATCGCCTGCAATACGGCGTCGACGCTGGTTCTGCCGGGCTTGCGGGCCCGCTACAGCCTGCCTTTCGTCGGCACGGTGCCGGCCATCAAGCCCGCGGCGGCGGCCAGCCAGAGCAAGCTGCTCAGCGTCCTCGCCACCGCCGGTACCGTGAAGCGCGACTATACGCAGGGGCTTATCACCAGCTTCGCGGCTGACTGCTCGGTCGCCCTGGTCGGCGCGCCGCGCCTGGCCGGGCTCGCCGAAGACGCGCTGTCCGGCAAAAGCGTCGACGATGCCGATATCGCGGCGGAAATTGCGCCGGCCTTCGTCGAGGCTGACGGCCGCCGCACCGATGTGGTCGTCCTTGCCTGCACGCATTATCCCCTGCTGGGGGCCGAGCTCGAACGGCTGGCGCCGTGGCCCGTCACATGGATCGATTCGGCGCCGGCGATCGCGCGCCGCGCCGTCCATCTTCTCGGGGAGCAGGGCTTCGCGCCGCATCTCGGCGAGACAGGGGCCACCCGGCCCGCCAAGGCCGTCTTCACCGGTGGGGCATCGCTCACCGACAAGCTTGGGCGTGCGCTTGCCGCGCGTGGACTGCGCGAGATCGTCGTCGATGCGATGCCGCTCGCCGATGGCGAGCATGCCACGGCGGCGTCACAAGCCTGA
- a CDS encoding TadE/TadG family type IV pilus assembly protein yields the protein MALRDCLDGTGRRPALRHALHALAHNRAGNVAVLFALLSIPMLGAIGAAIDFAKAQSMQTRLQTALDAAVLAGVNQEAGQQIARAQAVFGLNFLEPSLALNLNFRENPDGSLTGQVSTDVATTVSALIGVDSLPVSTLATASLKRTQNRVCILTLDQSGAPGLLVNSGAEVIASECEIHVRATGFPAATINALTTLDVQRVCVRGHDVLVNGSAKRPETGCEAIDDPFRGTLPTPSLTCTVSYPPPYTAASVTLSPGTYCGDLIFHGGPTIDLLPGVYVIRGRMMLNAGTVLRGEGVSLYFPDSTSTMQANNAVRLELTAPTSGLFSDILISEPPGLPRSSFVINAGLGQAFRGLIYLPSRDITVNAMTGTTDATALVANTLTLNQGTWKLDGGRKVMTGASGQHSAYLVD from the coding sequence ATGGCGCTGCGGGATTGTCTTGACGGGACCGGCCGACGCCCCGCGCTGCGTCATGCGTTGCACGCGCTGGCCCACAATCGCGCGGGCAATGTCGCGGTCCTCTTTGCCCTCTTGAGCATACCGATGCTCGGCGCGATCGGCGCCGCGATCGACTTTGCCAAGGCGCAATCCATGCAAACGCGCCTGCAGACCGCGCTGGACGCCGCCGTGCTGGCCGGCGTCAACCAGGAGGCCGGCCAGCAGATCGCCCGGGCGCAGGCCGTGTTCGGTCTCAATTTCCTGGAGCCCTCGCTCGCCCTCAATCTGAACTTTCGCGAAAATCCGGATGGAAGCCTGACGGGCCAGGTTTCCACTGATGTCGCCACTACTGTGTCCGCCCTCATCGGCGTCGACAGCCTGCCGGTGAGCACGCTCGCGACGGCGTCTCTCAAGCGAACCCAGAACCGCGTCTGTATCCTGACACTGGATCAAAGTGGGGCGCCCGGTCTGCTCGTCAACAGCGGCGCTGAAGTGATCGCGAGCGAGTGCGAAATTCACGTGCGCGCCACAGGGTTTCCAGCTGCCACCATCAATGCGCTCACGACGCTTGACGTTCAGCGCGTCTGCGTTCGCGGGCACGACGTACTGGTGAATGGCAGCGCGAAGCGACCCGAGACCGGCTGTGAGGCGATCGACGATCCCTTCCGTGGCACCCTACCCACCCCTTCTCTCACGTGCACCGTCTCCTATCCCCCGCCTTACACGGCCGCGTCCGTCACGCTCAGCCCCGGCACATACTGCGGCGACCTGATTTTCCACGGAGGTCCGACCATCGACCTCTTGCCCGGCGTCTATGTCATTCGCGGTCGCATGATGCTGAACGCCGGCACGGTTCTACGTGGCGAGGGCGTCTCCCTCTATTTTCCTGACAGTACCTCGACGATGCAGGCAAACAATGCAGTGCGGCTCGAGCTCACGGCGCCAACCTCAGGCCTCTTCTCCGACATTCTCATATCGGAGCCCCCGGGCCTGCCGCGATCGAGTTTCGTTATCAATGCCGGGCTCGGGCAGGCTTTCCGCGGACTCATATACCTGCCGAGCCGCGACATCACGGTGAATGCGATGACGGGAACGACCGATGCAACTGCACTCGTCGCGAACACGCTGACCCTGAATCAAGGCACCTGGAAGCTGGATGGCGGCAGAAAGGTCATGACCGGGGCCTCCGGCCAGCACAGCGCTTATCTGGTCGATTGA
- the rpsD gene encoding 30S ribosomal protein S4 — protein sequence MSKRIAAKHKIDRRLGQNIWGRPKSPVNRREYGPGQHGQRRKGKLSDYGTQLRAKQKLKGYYGSISEKQFRRYYQEAIRLKGDSGENLVGLLERRLDAVVYRAKFVPTVFAARQFVNHGHVKVNGRRVNIPSYLVKAGDVIEVKEASKQLVIVLESVALAERDVPDYVEADHAKMVAKFVRVPTLSDVPYPVQMEPNLIIEFYSR from the coding sequence ATGTCGAAGAGAATTGCGGCGAAACACAAGATTGATCGCCGTCTGGGCCAGAATATCTGGGGTCGCCCGAAGAGCCCCGTCAACCGCCGCGAATACGGCCCGGGTCAGCACGGCCAGCGTCGCAAGGGCAAGCTGTCGGATTACGGCACGCAGCTCCGCGCCAAGCAGAAGCTGAAGGGCTACTACGGCTCGATCTCCGAGAAGCAGTTCCGTCGTTACTACCAGGAAGCCATCCGCCTCAAGGGTGATTCCGGTGAGAACCTCGTTGGCCTGCTCGAGCGCCGCCTCGACGCTGTCGTGTACCGCGCCAAGTTCGTGCCGACGGTCTTCGCCGCCCGCCAGTTCGTCAACCACGGTCACGTGAAGGTCAACGGACGCCGTGTCAACATCCCGAGCTACCTCGTGAAGGCCGGCGATGTGATCGAGGTCAAGGAAGCCTCCAAGCAGCTCGTCATCGTTCTGGAGAGCGTGGCTCTCGCCGAGCGTGATGTGCCGGATTATGTCGAGGCCGATCACGCCAAGATGGTGGCCAAGTTCGTGCGCGTGCCGACCTTGAGCGATGTGCCGTATCCGGTGCAGATGGAACCGAACCTGATCATCGAATTTTATTCGCGCTGA